Proteins from one Oscillatoria nigro-viridis PCC 7112 genomic window:
- a CDS encoding sensor histidine kinase, with protein MQEMWKSFFTSGPFIPHGHCYLWHTPLVWLHVASDSIIALAYFSIPITLVYFISKREDLPFNWIFGLFGAFIVACGITHIFELWTLWHPTYWLSGIMKAITALISFATAILLVDLMPQALALPSPAQLESANRLLEAEIVERQLAEAALKKAKEELEIRVEERTAELKSQTQHLELANRLLASEIVERQLAEAALKKAKEELEIRVEERTAELKFQTQQLEQALSELKQAQSKLIHSEKMSSLGQLVAGVAHEINNPINFIYANVTHAREYADSLLELLNIYQEQYPNPLPTLKEKLQSVDLDFIIYDLPKILISMKNGAERILGIVKSLRVFSRHDEAEMKLADVHEGIDSTLMILQSRLNAKPGLANIQVIKEYGNLPRIECYPGQLNQVFMNILANAIDALEEDSHSEAIAANEANPPLIKVSTKLSDSEVVEIRISNNGPEITEAVRDQLFNPFFTTKPVGKGTGLGLSIGYQIITVRHKGELQCISAPGQGAEFIIKIPISLQ; from the coding sequence ATGCAGGAAATGTGGAAAAGTTTTTTTACTTCCGGGCCATTTATTCCTCACGGCCACTGCTATCTCTGGCATACCCCATTAGTCTGGCTTCACGTTGCCTCAGATTCTATCATTGCACTCGCGTATTTTTCGATCCCAATTACATTGGTTTATTTTATTTCCAAACGCGAAGATTTGCCATTTAATTGGATCTTTGGTCTGTTTGGAGCCTTTATCGTCGCCTGTGGCATCACTCACATATTTGAGCTCTGGACACTTTGGCATCCTACCTATTGGCTTTCAGGAATAATGAAAGCAATTACTGCCCTTATTTCCTTTGCTACAGCCATACTTTTGGTAGACTTAATGCCTCAAGCCCTAGCACTTCCCAGTCCCGCCCAGTTAGAATCCGCCAACAGACTCCTAGAAGCTGAAATTGTCGAGCGCCAATTAGCCGAAGCTGCACTAAAAAAAGCCAAAGAAGAATTAGAAATTCGAGTTGAGGAACGCACCGCAGAGTTAAAGTCTCAAACTCAACACTTAGAATTGGCAAACCGACTCCTAGCATCGGAAATTGTCGAGCGCCAATTAGCCGAAGCTGCACTAAAAAAAGCTAAAGAAGAATTAGAAATTCGAGTTGAGGAACGCACCGCAGAGTTAAAGTTTCAAACTCAACAGCTCGAACAAGCCTTGTCTGAATTGAAGCAGGCTCAATCAAAGCTAATTCACAGCGAAAAAATGTCATCTTTGGGGCAATTGGTCGCTGGGGTTGCTCATGAAATCAACAATCCGATTAACTTTATTTACGCGAATGTTACTCACGCTCGCGAGTATGCCGATAGTTTGCTAGAATTGCTGAATATCTATCAAGAGCAGTATCCGAATCCCCTACCCACACTTAAAGAAAAACTCCAGTCTGTAGATTTAGATTTTATTATCTACGATCTACCAAAAATATTAATTTCTATGAAAAACGGGGCCGAGCGCATTCTCGGTATTGTCAAGTCGCTGCGAGTTTTTTCGCGCCATGACGAAGCAGAAATGAAATTAGCCGACGTTCACGAAGGAATTGACAGCACACTGATGATTTTGCAAAGCAGATTGAATGCTAAGCCCGGTTTGGCGAATATTCAAGTTATCAAAGAATATGGCAATTTACCCCGAATAGAGTGCTACCCCGGACAGCTAAATCAAGTGTTTATGAATATCCTGGCTAATGCTATTGATGCTTTAGAAGAGGACAGCCACAGCGAGGCAATTGCAGCCAATGAAGCTAATCCTCCCCTCATCAAAGTTTCTACCAAACTTTCAGACAGTGAAGTGGTAGAAATCCGAATTAGCAACAACGGGCCAGAAATAACCGAAGCGGTGAGGGATCAGTTATTTAATCCATTTTTTACCACTAAACCAGTAGGTAAAGGCACGGGATTGGGTTTATCGATTGGCTATCAAATTATCACAGTAAGACATAAAGGCGAATTGCAGTGTATTTCTGCACCGGGTCAAGGTGCAGAATTTATTATTAAAATTCCGATTAGCCTGCAATAA
- the rsmA gene encoding 16S rRNA (adenine(1518)-N(6)/adenine(1519)-N(6))-dimethyltransferase RsmA, translating into MRSTRPRKQFAQHWLKSEKALDKIVKAASLDGDRVLEIGPGTGILTRRLLPAAESVVAVEIDRDLCLKLAKQLGKTDNFLLLQGDFLEMDLDAELTAFPKFQNPNKVVANIPYNITGPILQKLLGTISVPAAKPFDAIVLLVQKEVAQRLYAKPGSTAFGALSVRVQYLAECELICDVPSKDFFPPPKVDSAVVRLLPRQIETAAVNPRYLENLVKLGFGSKRKMLRNNLKGAVDLDKLVQLLEELQINPQSRAEDLSVEQWVKLSNNLM; encoded by the coding sequence ATGCGATCGACCAGACCCCGGAAACAGTTTGCTCAACATTGGCTCAAAAGCGAGAAAGCCTTAGATAAGATTGTGAAAGCGGCTTCTTTGGATGGCGATCGCGTCCTGGAAATTGGGCCGGGTACGGGGATTTTGACTCGGCGTTTGCTCCCTGCGGCTGAGTCTGTTGTTGCTGTGGAGATCGATCGAGATTTGTGTCTCAAGCTAGCCAAACAACTCGGCAAAACCGACAATTTTTTACTGCTGCAAGGCGACTTCCTGGAAATGGACTTAGATGCTGAACTAACAGCATTTCCCAAATTCCAAAATCCCAATAAAGTTGTTGCCAATATTCCTTATAATATCACCGGCCCGATCCTGCAAAAACTGCTGGGAACGATATCTGTTCCTGCTGCTAAACCCTTCGATGCGATCGTGCTGTTAGTGCAGAAAGAAGTAGCCCAAAGGCTTTACGCTAAACCGGGTTCGACAGCTTTTGGGGCTTTGTCGGTGCGGGTGCAGTATTTAGCAGAATGCGAGTTAATTTGCGATGTGCCGTCTAAAGACTTTTTTCCGCCGCCAAAAGTCGATTCTGCCGTGGTGCGGCTGCTTCCCAGACAGATAGAAACTGCGGCGGTTAATCCGCGCTATTTGGAGAATTTAGTTAAGTTGGGATTTGGTAGCAAGCGCAAGATGCTGCGAAACAATTTGAAAGGGGCTGTGGATTTAGATAAACTCGTTCAATTGCTAGAAGAGTTACAGATAAATCCTCAATCTCGCGCTGAAGATTTAAGCGTGGAGCAATGGGTCAAGTTGAGCAATAATCTTATGTAG
- the galK gene encoding galactokinase produces MKFQRVFGTLPKITASAPGRVNLLGEHTDYNDGFVLPTAIPQRTTVQIGFSSDNRHHFYSAEYDELINYSDEDTIPQKFVTYICGCLRLLEKEGYKIPPINLYITSNVPIGAGLSSSAALEIATLRGVRALLNLPLDDVRLAQIGQQAEIRYAGLNCGIMDQMASSLADTNTMLLIDTRSLECRPIPFPADTEILVIDSGESHQLAAGSGYNKRRAECEESARILGVKALRDIADPQAVEVLPEPLRKRARHVVTENNRVLEAVKSLSAKRFGELMNASHASQRDDYEVSVPAVDTLAAILQSIPGVFGARLTGGGFGGACVALVESGKAGAIASEAIDRYQRAGYSGRVLVPEIKVNS; encoded by the coding sequence ATGAAATTCCAACGAGTATTTGGTACATTACCCAAAATCACAGCCAGCGCCCCCGGCCGAGTAAACCTGCTGGGCGAACACACAGACTACAACGATGGATTTGTACTTCCAACTGCGATTCCCCAGCGCACCACAGTACAAATTGGCTTCAGCAGCGACAATCGACACCATTTTTATTCAGCGGAATATGACGAACTCATAAATTATTCAGACGAAGATACCATACCGCAAAAATTCGTCACTTATATCTGTGGCTGCCTGAGACTTTTAGAAAAAGAAGGATACAAAATACCGCCAATAAATCTCTACATTACCTCCAATGTGCCGATCGGAGCCGGTTTGTCCAGCAGCGCCGCTTTAGAAATAGCCACCCTCAGAGGAGTGCGCGCGCTGCTGAACCTCCCCCTAGACGACGTGCGCCTAGCTCAAATCGGCCAGCAAGCCGAAATTCGGTATGCCGGCTTGAACTGTGGCATCATGGATCAAATGGCGTCGAGTTTAGCAGACACCAACACCATGCTATTGATCGACACCCGCAGCCTCGAATGCCGCCCGATACCTTTTCCCGCAGACACAGAAATTTTAGTAATTGACAGCGGCGAAAGCCACCAACTAGCAGCAGGAAGCGGCTACAACAAGCGGCGCGCCGAGTGCGAGGAATCGGCGCGGATATTGGGAGTTAAAGCTCTCAGGGATATCGCCGATCCCCAAGCTGTCGAAGTATTGCCGGAACCCCTCAGAAAGCGAGCGCGGCACGTCGTTACCGAAAACAACCGCGTACTCGAAGCGGTAAAATCTTTGTCAGCAAAACGTTTTGGCGAGTTAATGAATGCTTCCCACGCCAGTCAGCGCGACGACTACGAAGTTTCGGTGCCGGCAGTAGACACGCTGGCGGCAATCTTGCAGTCAATCCCCGGAGTCTTCGGCGCAAGGCTGACGGGCGGAGGTTTTGGCGGTGCTTGCGTAGCCTTGGTGGAGAGTGGGAAAGCCGGTGCGATCGCATCCGAGGCGATCGATCGCTACCAGCGCGCGGGTTATAGCGGCCGCGTTTTGGTTCCCGAAATTAAAGTTAATTCTTAA
- a CDS encoding helix-turn-helix domain-containing protein — translation MYAIKRELKLNKVETSQMRGNAGFKRWVYNFALNLIQSSWGFEGIKASDSKRIDAIKKVFTQVIMSEAENSWMKKYPSTVYQSAFIALKNAFG, via the coding sequence ATGTACGCCATCAAACGTGAACTAAAACTTAATAAGGTGGAAACCTCGCAGATGCGTGGGAACGCTGGTTTTAAGCGTTGGGTGTACAATTTTGCTTTAAATCTGATCCAGTCAAGTTGGGGATTTGAAGGTATTAAAGCCAGTGACTCGAAACGGATTGATGCCATCAAAAAAGTATTTACTCAAGTCATAATGTCAGAGGCTGAAAACTCATGGATGAAGAAATATCCATCGACTGTTTATCAGTCTGCATTTATCGCTCTGAAAAATGCTTTTGGCTGA
- a CDS encoding SRPBCC family protein has product MESSSMTNSDKKNPTNTSDTERWASLIGGGALVLFGLSQRSLRGALLAVAGGGLAARGLGVVEGLQSAADPNQSIKVEKTVTIDKPADELYRLWRNFENLPRFMKHLKHVTVIDEKRSHWIASAPMDNSVEWDAEIVREEENRLIAWASVEGADVDNSGFVRFQPAPAGRGTEVKVVIEYNPPGGAIGAGAAKLFGEAPEQQIADDLRRFKQWMETGEIATTEGQSSGRK; this is encoded by the coding sequence ATGGAATCTAGTTCAATGACAAATTCCGACAAAAAAAACCCAACTAACACCAGCGATACCGAACGCTGGGCATCTTTAATTGGTGGCGGGGCGCTGGTGCTTTTTGGTTTGTCGCAGCGTTCTTTGCGAGGTGCTTTGCTGGCGGTTGCGGGCGGCGGTTTAGCGGCGCGCGGGCTGGGGGTTGTGGAGGGTTTGCAGTCGGCAGCAGATCCGAATCAAAGCATTAAAGTTGAAAAGACGGTGACGATCGACAAACCGGCTGATGAATTGTACCGTTTATGGCGCAATTTTGAAAATTTACCTCGGTTTATGAAGCATCTCAAACACGTTACGGTCATTGATGAAAAACGTTCTCACTGGATTGCCAGCGCGCCGATGGACAATAGTGTGGAATGGGATGCAGAGATTGTCCGCGAAGAAGAAAATCGCTTAATTGCTTGGGCGTCTGTGGAAGGAGCTGATGTTGACAATTCTGGCTTTGTGCGCTTTCAACCTGCACCAGCGGGACGCGGTACTGAGGTAAAAGTTGTCATCGAATACAACCCTCCGGGCGGTGCAATTGGTGCTGGTGCTGCTAAACTATTTGGCGAAGCTCCCGAACAGCAAATTGCAGATGATTTACGTCGCTTTAAGCAGTGGATGGAAACAGGGGAAATAGCGACGACGGAAGGTCAATCTTCTGGCCGCAAGTAA
- a CDS encoding baeRF3 domain-containing protein, whose translation MNLISVEELKALVQQSPGLCASIYMPVAQGTEIQQNPIRFKNLIKEAEDKIVEYGFDKKEAVELLDPVRAEIDREKFWENQSNLLAIFVGSGFFRYYSCPVNFEELVVVSDNFHVKPLMPLLTGDNLFYVLALSQKQVRLIECTAYSAREVEVEDLPKSLEEALQSDPTSKEGQYRIATSKGGTNNPAQHPGSFHGQGSPDRDDPQQEILQYFHIIDATLQKYLHNKKAPLVLAGVEYLLPLYREANTYPHLVEEGIRGNQKLLKPEELRAEALPLVEPLFLQALSEAIAQYRDLTGSDKISADLKEAVSAAYFGRVDRLFVALGVQQWGTFNPDTNAVQIHPDAELGDEDLLNAAAIQTILNGGTVYAVPPEQVPDKGPLAAIFRY comes from the coding sequence GTGAATTTAATATCTGTAGAGGAACTCAAAGCGCTGGTACAACAATCTCCTGGATTGTGCGCCTCAATTTATATGCCAGTCGCTCAAGGAACAGAAATTCAACAAAATCCGATTCGGTTCAAAAATTTAATCAAAGAGGCTGAAGACAAAATAGTAGAGTACGGATTTGATAAGAAAGAAGCGGTGGAATTGCTAGATCCAGTTCGAGCAGAAATTGACCGGGAAAAATTTTGGGAAAATCAAAGCAATCTGCTGGCTATTTTTGTCGGTTCGGGATTTTTCCGATACTATAGCTGTCCGGTTAATTTTGAGGAATTAGTGGTGGTGAGCGACAATTTTCACGTCAAACCGCTGATGCCTCTGCTGACAGGAGATAATTTATTTTATGTTTTAGCTCTCAGTCAAAAGCAAGTGAGACTGATTGAGTGTACTGCTTATAGTGCTAGGGAAGTTGAAGTTGAAGACTTGCCGAAAAGCCTTGAGGAGGCTCTGCAATCTGACCCTACTTCTAAAGAAGGTCAGTATCGGATTGCTACTTCAAAAGGAGGCACTAATAATCCTGCTCAGCATCCGGGAAGTTTTCACGGCCAAGGAAGTCCGGATCGAGATGATCCCCAGCAGGAAATATTGCAGTATTTCCACATAATCGATGCGACGCTGCAAAAATATTTGCACAATAAAAAAGCTCCTTTAGTGTTAGCTGGAGTTGAGTATTTGCTCCCGCTTTACCGAGAAGCCAATACCTACCCGCATTTAGTTGAAGAAGGAATTAGAGGCAATCAGAAACTTCTCAAGCCGGAAGAGTTGCGGGCAGAAGCTTTGCCGCTGGTGGAACCTTTGTTTTTGCAGGCTCTGTCAGAGGCGATCGCACAATACCGCGATCTGACAGGAAGCGATAAAATTTCTGCCGATTTGAAAGAAGCTGTTTCGGCTGCTTATTTTGGACGGGTCGATCGACTGTTTGTTGCTCTTGGCGTTCAACAGTGGGGTACTTTTAATCCCGATACGAACGCGGTGCAAATCCACCCAGATGCAGAATTGGGCGACGAAGATTTGTTGAATGCGGCAGCAATTCAAACTATTCTCAACGGCGGAACTGTTTACGCGGTGCCGCCGGAACAAGTGCCGGACAAGGGGCCTTTAGCTGCTATTTTTCGCTATTAA
- a CDS encoding class I SAM-dependent methyltransferase: MEPNDTSARYDRIAQWWQTQHQDSTYGIAQLERAIKFTSKQHAALDVGCGSSGRFINSLSKHGFGAEGLDISREMIDLAQRLHPEITFYREDICDWLPPKLYSLIAAWDSTFHLPINKQAPVIQKLCDALEPDGVLLFTCGGGHTSSEVSGAFQGQEFDYSTLGVDTFLQILVDHHCTCRHLEYDQYPENHVYIIAQKT, from the coding sequence GTGGAGCCAAATGATACATCTGCCCGCTACGACCGAATTGCCCAATGGTGGCAAACTCAGCATCAAGATTCAACCTACGGGATTGCTCAATTAGAACGGGCGATTAAATTTACTTCTAAGCAGCACGCAGCACTTGATGTCGGGTGTGGAAGCAGCGGACGTTTTATCAACAGTTTATCCAAGCATGGATTTGGGGCTGAAGGACTTGATATTTCTAGGGAAATGATCGATTTAGCCCAGCGGCTACATCCAGAAATCACGTTTTACCGGGAAGACATTTGTGATTGGCTGCCGCCGAAACTTTACAGCCTGATTGCAGCGTGGGACAGCACGTTTCATCTGCCAATCAACAAGCAAGCGCCTGTGATACAAAAGCTATGCGATGCGCTTGAACCCGATGGAGTGCTTCTATTCACTTGTGGCGGCGGACATACAAGCAGCGAGGTTTCGGGAGCATTTCAAGGTCAAGAATTTGATTACAGCACTTTGGGTGTAGATACTTTCCTGCAAATTCTGGTTGACCATCATTGCACCTGCCGCCATCTCGAATATGACCAGTATCCTGAAAATCATGTTTATATAATTGCCCAAAAGACCTAA